One Labeo rohita strain BAU-BD-2019 unplaced genomic scaffold, IGBB_LRoh.1.0 scaffold_1294, whole genome shotgun sequence DNA segment encodes these proteins:
- the LOC127157993 gene encoding interferon-induced very large GTPase 1-like isoform X1 gives MDDSDEATKFNLTNMNPELFIFRCRPTFLSPCMGPWKEIMNMKPIGVLRSDLEPCKGLEAHLEDFGLNGSFWSKVFKDELQVTDKIQLAYLDNEDFEVLKKHIRYSWEKKALHKLLGNSEPGASKAEAKEAEKHVLAACALPNLCPTDKMTQDMAKDLESTLTHSLEEPRTTHMITERPLKDCVDSLIKRFSTNNDSQCLPATSICDEEILKTASGGLALQGIFKTGNVDDLLKDRQQLIIIGNCKIAGPRHASRYMEYEFSSYKSHQEFLSSVEKLGYSYSAELNLGFLPAQVNFGLQNASVSSKSFQSQSEQSYAAMTVCHYMPLATALIDQFTLSDSAKKELLQINELLHATDEDENPNLRKRVERFFERFGSHVPQGPIHLGGTFWWKAYAQGFSDQNHEKVKVQVCKVLAMNCTVQTSKNISASVDISNSTGTGSSRIRFNDDLKTVVQHSVDKFGGPAETDNHILWKNNLATNKKTWAVIDRGSTLTSVWDIIRTCHSDQFKDPLRLCTFLINVYKEITHQDVESADDIKALRIDTEAEKLIMSVNEWSLCDAEKHLKDLLRMRRQIKECTTSFKKWIDIFLSNEALQKFLTNVTTAYADDSIRFLTYLVMETHCHKVKQFPNREKILEWVKGSPEVAKDVCGMFTPIQQFSDVKTVLEKASEDFLQNSEDDLNVIITCKVTHAINSWLETMKENSLDDLVLLVLSITKDVGHREDTFHPLLGSQEIDFLTKELSVVQRSYWEFRKEKYFKGTGL, from the coding sequence ggAGTGCTGAGATCTGACCTGGAACCCTGCAAAGGTCTAGAAGCCCACCTTGAGGATTTTGGTTTGAATGGCTCATTCTGGTCCAAAGTGTTCAAAGATGAATTACAGGTGACGGACAAAATACAACTTGCTTATTTGGATAATGAGGACTTTGAAGTGCTCAAGAAACACATTCGCTACAGTTGGGAAAAGAAGGCTCTTCACAAATTGTTAGGTAATTCAGAACCAGGTGCATCAAAGGCAGAGGCGAAAGAAGCAGAAAAGCATGTGTTAGCAGCATGCGCTCTACCAAATCTATGCCCAACAGATAAAATGACCCAAGACATGGCAAAAGATCTTGAATCAACACTGACACATTCTCTTGAGGAACCCAGAACCACACACATGATAACTGAAAGACCTCTGAAAGACTGTGTAGACAGTTTGATAAAAAGATTCTCTACAAATAATGATTCTCAATGTTTACCTGCTACATCAATTTGTGATGAAGagattttaaaaacagcttCAGGAGGTCTTGCTCTTCAGGGCATTTTTAAAACTGGGAACGTAGATGATCTTCTGAAGGACCGACAACAACTAATCATAATTGGTAACTGTAAAATTGCTGGGCCAAGACATGCCTCACGTTATATGGAATATGAGTTTTCCTCCTACAAATCTCACCAAGAGTTTTTAAGCTCTGTTGAAAAATTGGGATACAGTTACAGTGCAGAACTTAATCTTGGATTTTTACCTGCACAAGTAAACTTTGGCTTACAAAATGCTTCTGTATCATCAAAATCTTTTCAAAGCCAGTCTGAGCAATCTTATGCAGCAATGACTGTCTGTCATTACATGCCGCTTGCTACAGCATTAATTGACCAGTTTACTTTGTCTGATTCTGCAAAGAAAGAACTTTTACAAATCAATGAACTATTGCATGCCACTGATGAAGATGAAAATCCTAATCTCCGGAAACGGGTAGAGAGATTCTTTGAAAGGTTTGGATCTCATGTACCTCAAGGTCCAATACATTTAGGTGGAACATTTTGGTGGAAAGCATATGCTCAGGGATTTTCAGACCAGAACCATGAAAAGGTGAAAGTGCAGGTGTGTAAGGTCTTGGCAATGAATTGTACTGtgcaaacaagcaaaaatatttcagcttcaGTTGACATAAGTAACTCAACAGGGACAGGTTCTTCTCGGATAAGATTCAACGATGACCTCAAAACAGTGGTTCAGCACTCTGTTGATAAATTTGGAGGTCCAGCTGAAACAGATAATCACATACTGTGGAAAAATAACCttgcaacaaataaaaaaacctgGGCAGTCATAGACAGAGGATCAACTTTGACTTCAGTGTGGGATATCATCCGAACATGTCATAGTGATCAATTTAAAGACCCTCTCAGATTGTGTACATTcctaataaatgtgtataaagAAATCACACACCAGGATGTAGAATCTGCAGATGACATTAAAGCACTCAGAATTGATACTGAAGCTGAAAAATTGATAATGTCAGTGAATGAGTGGTCTCTTTGTGATGCGGAGAAACATCTTAAAGATTTACTCAGAATGAGAAGACAAATTAAGGAATGCACAACATCATTCAAAAAATGGATTGACATTTTCCTTTCAAATGAAGCACTTCAGAAATTCCTGACCAATGTTACTACAGCATATGCTGACGACAGCATAAGATTCCTGACATACTTGGTGATGGAGACACATTGTCATAAAGTCAAACAATTCCCAAACAGAGAAAAGATTTTAGAATGGGTTAAAGGATCTCCAGAGGTGGCTAAAGATGTATGTGGCATGTTTACTCCCATCCAGCAGTTTTCTGATGTAAAAACAGTTCTAGAAAAAGCAAGTGAAGATTTTTTGCAAAATTCTGAGGACGACTTAAACGTAATTATCACATGCAAAGTTACTCATGCAATAAATTCATGGCTTGAAACTATGAAAGAAAATAGTCTTGATGACTTAGTTTTGCTTGTGCTGTCAATCACAAAGGATGTTGGACACAGAGAGGACACTTTTCATCCCCTTCTGGGTTCTCAGGAAATTGATTTCTTAACAAAAGAGCTCTCAGTTGTACAGAGGAGCTATTGGGAATTTCGCaaagaaaagtattttaaagGGACAGGTCTTTAG
- the LOC127157993 gene encoding interferon-induced very large GTPase 1-like isoform X3, whose amino-acid sequence MDDSDEATKFNLTNMNPEGVLRSDLEPCKGLEAHLEDFGLNGSFWSKVFKDELQVTDKIQLAYLDNEDFEVLKKHIRYSWEKKALHKLLGNSEPGASKAEAKEAEKHVLAACALPNLCPTDKMTQDMAKDLESTLTHSLEEPRTTHMITERPLKDCVDSLIKRFSTNNDSQCLPATSICDEEILKTASGGLALQGIFKTGNVDDLLKDRQQLIIIGNCKIAGPRHASRYMEYEFSSYKSHQEFLSSVEKLGYSYSAELNLGFLPAQVNFGLQNASVSSKSFQSQSEQSYAAMTVCHYMPLATALIDQFTLSDSAKKELLQINELLHATDEDENPNLRKRVERFFERFGSHVPQGPIHLGGTFWWKAYAQGFSDQNHEKVKVQVCKVLAMNCTVQTSKNISASVDISNSTGTGSSRIRFNDDLKTVVQHSVDKFGGPAETDNHILWKNNLATNKKTWAVIDRGSTLTSVWDIIRTCHSDQFKDPLRLCTFLINVYKEITHQDVESADDIKALRIDTEAEKLIMSVNEWSLCDAEKHLKDLLRMRRQIKECTTSFKKWIDIFLSNEALQKFLTNVTTAYADDSIRFLTYLVMETHCHKVKQFPNREKILEWVKGSPEVAKDVCGMFTPIQQFSDVKTVLEKASEDFLQNSEDDLNVIITCKVTHAINSWLETMKENSLDDLVLLVLSITKDVGHREDTFHPLLGSQEIDFLTKELSVVQRSYWEFRKEKYFKGTGL is encoded by the coding sequence ggAGTGCTGAGATCTGACCTGGAACCCTGCAAAGGTCTAGAAGCCCACCTTGAGGATTTTGGTTTGAATGGCTCATTCTGGTCCAAAGTGTTCAAAGATGAATTACAGGTGACGGACAAAATACAACTTGCTTATTTGGATAATGAGGACTTTGAAGTGCTCAAGAAACACATTCGCTACAGTTGGGAAAAGAAGGCTCTTCACAAATTGTTAGGTAATTCAGAACCAGGTGCATCAAAGGCAGAGGCGAAAGAAGCAGAAAAGCATGTGTTAGCAGCATGCGCTCTACCAAATCTATGCCCAACAGATAAAATGACCCAAGACATGGCAAAAGATCTTGAATCAACACTGACACATTCTCTTGAGGAACCCAGAACCACACACATGATAACTGAAAGACCTCTGAAAGACTGTGTAGACAGTTTGATAAAAAGATTCTCTACAAATAATGATTCTCAATGTTTACCTGCTACATCAATTTGTGATGAAGagattttaaaaacagcttCAGGAGGTCTTGCTCTTCAGGGCATTTTTAAAACTGGGAACGTAGATGATCTTCTGAAGGACCGACAACAACTAATCATAATTGGTAACTGTAAAATTGCTGGGCCAAGACATGCCTCACGTTATATGGAATATGAGTTTTCCTCCTACAAATCTCACCAAGAGTTTTTAAGCTCTGTTGAAAAATTGGGATACAGTTACAGTGCAGAACTTAATCTTGGATTTTTACCTGCACAAGTAAACTTTGGCTTACAAAATGCTTCTGTATCATCAAAATCTTTTCAAAGCCAGTCTGAGCAATCTTATGCAGCAATGACTGTCTGTCATTACATGCCGCTTGCTACAGCATTAATTGACCAGTTTACTTTGTCTGATTCTGCAAAGAAAGAACTTTTACAAATCAATGAACTATTGCATGCCACTGATGAAGATGAAAATCCTAATCTCCGGAAACGGGTAGAGAGATTCTTTGAAAGGTTTGGATCTCATGTACCTCAAGGTCCAATACATTTAGGTGGAACATTTTGGTGGAAAGCATATGCTCAGGGATTTTCAGACCAGAACCATGAAAAGGTGAAAGTGCAGGTGTGTAAGGTCTTGGCAATGAATTGTACTGtgcaaacaagcaaaaatatttcagcttcaGTTGACATAAGTAACTCAACAGGGACAGGTTCTTCTCGGATAAGATTCAACGATGACCTCAAAACAGTGGTTCAGCACTCTGTTGATAAATTTGGAGGTCCAGCTGAAACAGATAATCACATACTGTGGAAAAATAACCttgcaacaaataaaaaaacctgGGCAGTCATAGACAGAGGATCAACTTTGACTTCAGTGTGGGATATCATCCGAACATGTCATAGTGATCAATTTAAAGACCCTCTCAGATTGTGTACATTcctaataaatgtgtataaagAAATCACACACCAGGATGTAGAATCTGCAGATGACATTAAAGCACTCAGAATTGATACTGAAGCTGAAAAATTGATAATGTCAGTGAATGAGTGGTCTCTTTGTGATGCGGAGAAACATCTTAAAGATTTACTCAGAATGAGAAGACAAATTAAGGAATGCACAACATCATTCAAAAAATGGATTGACATTTTCCTTTCAAATGAAGCACTTCAGAAATTCCTGACCAATGTTACTACAGCATATGCTGACGACAGCATAAGATTCCTGACATACTTGGTGATGGAGACACATTGTCATAAAGTCAAACAATTCCCAAACAGAGAAAAGATTTTAGAATGGGTTAAAGGATCTCCAGAGGTGGCTAAAGATGTATGTGGCATGTTTACTCCCATCCAGCAGTTTTCTGATGTAAAAACAGTTCTAGAAAAAGCAAGTGAAGATTTTTTGCAAAATTCTGAGGACGACTTAAACGTAATTATCACATGCAAAGTTACTCATGCAATAAATTCATGGCTTGAAACTATGAAAGAAAATAGTCTTGATGACTTAGTTTTGCTTGTGCTGTCAATCACAAAGGATGTTGGACACAGAGAGGACACTTTTCATCCCCTTCTGGGTTCTCAGGAAATTGATTTCTTAACAAAAGAGCTCTCAGTTGTACAGAGGAGCTATTGGGAATTTCGCaaagaaaagtattttaaagGGACAGGTCTTTAG
- the LOC127157993 gene encoding interferon-induced very large GTPase 1-like isoform X2, with translation MSCSKMIGDLSMILDTWPTTLTSCNHSLWGVLRSDLEPCKGLEAHLEDFGLNGSFWSKVFKDELQVTDKIQLAYLDNEDFEVLKKHIRYSWEKKALHKLLGNSEPGASKAEAKEAEKHVLAACALPNLCPTDKMTQDMAKDLESTLTHSLEEPRTTHMITERPLKDCVDSLIKRFSTNNDSQCLPATSICDEEILKTASGGLALQGIFKTGNVDDLLKDRQQLIIIGNCKIAGPRHASRYMEYEFSSYKSHQEFLSSVEKLGYSYSAELNLGFLPAQVNFGLQNASVSSKSFQSQSEQSYAAMTVCHYMPLATALIDQFTLSDSAKKELLQINELLHATDEDENPNLRKRVERFFERFGSHVPQGPIHLGGTFWWKAYAQGFSDQNHEKVKVQVCKVLAMNCTVQTSKNISASVDISNSTGTGSSRIRFNDDLKTVVQHSVDKFGGPAETDNHILWKNNLATNKKTWAVIDRGSTLTSVWDIIRTCHSDQFKDPLRLCTFLINVYKEITHQDVESADDIKALRIDTEAEKLIMSVNEWSLCDAEKHLKDLLRMRRQIKECTTSFKKWIDIFLSNEALQKFLTNVTTAYADDSIRFLTYLVMETHCHKVKQFPNREKILEWVKGSPEVAKDVCGMFTPIQQFSDVKTVLEKASEDFLQNSEDDLNVIITCKVTHAINSWLETMKENSLDDLVLLVLSITKDVGHREDTFHPLLGSQEIDFLTKELSVVQRSYWEFRKEKYFKGTGL, from the coding sequence ggAGTGCTGAGATCTGACCTGGAACCCTGCAAAGGTCTAGAAGCCCACCTTGAGGATTTTGGTTTGAATGGCTCATTCTGGTCCAAAGTGTTCAAAGATGAATTACAGGTGACGGACAAAATACAACTTGCTTATTTGGATAATGAGGACTTTGAAGTGCTCAAGAAACACATTCGCTACAGTTGGGAAAAGAAGGCTCTTCACAAATTGTTAGGTAATTCAGAACCAGGTGCATCAAAGGCAGAGGCGAAAGAAGCAGAAAAGCATGTGTTAGCAGCATGCGCTCTACCAAATCTATGCCCAACAGATAAAATGACCCAAGACATGGCAAAAGATCTTGAATCAACACTGACACATTCTCTTGAGGAACCCAGAACCACACACATGATAACTGAAAGACCTCTGAAAGACTGTGTAGACAGTTTGATAAAAAGATTCTCTACAAATAATGATTCTCAATGTTTACCTGCTACATCAATTTGTGATGAAGagattttaaaaacagcttCAGGAGGTCTTGCTCTTCAGGGCATTTTTAAAACTGGGAACGTAGATGATCTTCTGAAGGACCGACAACAACTAATCATAATTGGTAACTGTAAAATTGCTGGGCCAAGACATGCCTCACGTTATATGGAATATGAGTTTTCCTCCTACAAATCTCACCAAGAGTTTTTAAGCTCTGTTGAAAAATTGGGATACAGTTACAGTGCAGAACTTAATCTTGGATTTTTACCTGCACAAGTAAACTTTGGCTTACAAAATGCTTCTGTATCATCAAAATCTTTTCAAAGCCAGTCTGAGCAATCTTATGCAGCAATGACTGTCTGTCATTACATGCCGCTTGCTACAGCATTAATTGACCAGTTTACTTTGTCTGATTCTGCAAAGAAAGAACTTTTACAAATCAATGAACTATTGCATGCCACTGATGAAGATGAAAATCCTAATCTCCGGAAACGGGTAGAGAGATTCTTTGAAAGGTTTGGATCTCATGTACCTCAAGGTCCAATACATTTAGGTGGAACATTTTGGTGGAAAGCATATGCTCAGGGATTTTCAGACCAGAACCATGAAAAGGTGAAAGTGCAGGTGTGTAAGGTCTTGGCAATGAATTGTACTGtgcaaacaagcaaaaatatttcagcttcaGTTGACATAAGTAACTCAACAGGGACAGGTTCTTCTCGGATAAGATTCAACGATGACCTCAAAACAGTGGTTCAGCACTCTGTTGATAAATTTGGAGGTCCAGCTGAAACAGATAATCACATACTGTGGAAAAATAACCttgcaacaaataaaaaaacctgGGCAGTCATAGACAGAGGATCAACTTTGACTTCAGTGTGGGATATCATCCGAACATGTCATAGTGATCAATTTAAAGACCCTCTCAGATTGTGTACATTcctaataaatgtgtataaagAAATCACACACCAGGATGTAGAATCTGCAGATGACATTAAAGCACTCAGAATTGATACTGAAGCTGAAAAATTGATAATGTCAGTGAATGAGTGGTCTCTTTGTGATGCGGAGAAACATCTTAAAGATTTACTCAGAATGAGAAGACAAATTAAGGAATGCACAACATCATTCAAAAAATGGATTGACATTTTCCTTTCAAATGAAGCACTTCAGAAATTCCTGACCAATGTTACTACAGCATATGCTGACGACAGCATAAGATTCCTGACATACTTGGTGATGGAGACACATTGTCATAAAGTCAAACAATTCCCAAACAGAGAAAAGATTTTAGAATGGGTTAAAGGATCTCCAGAGGTGGCTAAAGATGTATGTGGCATGTTTACTCCCATCCAGCAGTTTTCTGATGTAAAAACAGTTCTAGAAAAAGCAAGTGAAGATTTTTTGCAAAATTCTGAGGACGACTTAAACGTAATTATCACATGCAAAGTTACTCATGCAATAAATTCATGGCTTGAAACTATGAAAGAAAATAGTCTTGATGACTTAGTTTTGCTTGTGCTGTCAATCACAAAGGATGTTGGACACAGAGAGGACACTTTTCATCCCCTTCTGGGTTCTCAGGAAATTGATTTCTTAACAAAAGAGCTCTCAGTTGTACAGAGGAGCTATTGGGAATTTCGCaaagaaaagtattttaaagGGACAGGTCTTTAG